In Pedobacter sp. WC2423, the following are encoded in one genomic region:
- a CDS encoding DUF6728 family protein, whose amino-acid sequence MYFFRKKDPNRPTSIDIKIMHVINALAISIFIIGITLKLLHWI is encoded by the coding sequence ATGTACTTTTTTAGAAAAAAAGATCCGAACAGGCCAACTAGTATTGACATCAAAATCATGCATGTCATTAATGCGCTTGCTATCTCAATTTTTATCATTGGAATTACCCTGAAACTTTTACACTGGATATAA
- a CDS encoding RidA family protein: MKTIINTSNAPAPIGPYSQAVLANGFLYVSGQIPINPATGELTQSSIKDETEQVMRNLNAVLLEAGFEFTHILKSTIFLSDMDLFAEVNEVYGSYFESDFPARETVAVKGLPKGVNVEISVIAYKG, from the coding sequence ATGAAGACAATTATCAATACCTCGAATGCACCAGCTCCGATCGGCCCTTATAGCCAGGCTGTATTAGCTAATGGATTTCTATATGTATCCGGACAAATCCCAATTAACCCTGCAACAGGAGAGCTTACGCAGTCTTCTATTAAAGATGAAACTGAACAAGTAATGCGTAACCTGAATGCTGTATTACTGGAAGCGGGTTTTGAGTTTACACATATTCTTAAATCAACCATATTTTTGTCGGATATGGACTTATTTGCAGAGGTAAATGAAGTCTATGGATCTTACTTTGAGTCTGACTTTCCTGCACGTGAAACCGTTGCTGTAAAAGGATTGCCTAAAGGTGTAAATGTGGAAATTTCAGTGATTGCTTATAAAGGATAA
- a CDS encoding EamA family transporter, producing MAGSNVRYLLAGFIPFVIWGCFAIPLRNIKGFPSEEILYYRIFTSLILIWTVILLFRRKQLNTDIAYVKAVSKKQRITYMWQILCATVFLTLNWYTFIYAVNNVSLTSAAFAYMVCPLLTAFGGFVILKEQLSPIKLISLVIALVSVVFLATGSLRDVIWSVVIAAFYAGYLVIQRKMQGIDKLNVLAVQFLVACLILLPFFIYQYKGFPQSSWFWIHILIIAIVFTIIPLFLSLYSLIGIPSSTLGILIYINPIIAFAIAVFYFGEAIDVHQVYAYVLLLFSVILFNWNLIRTIFSAKTLSNI from the coding sequence TTGGCGGGTTCAAATGTACGTTACCTGCTGGCAGGATTCATCCCCTTTGTAATTTGGGGATGCTTTGCTATTCCTTTAAGAAATATCAAAGGTTTTCCGTCTGAAGAAATTTTATACTATCGTATATTTACCTCCCTGATTTTAATCTGGACAGTCATTCTTCTTTTCAGGAGAAAGCAACTGAATACAGATATTGCTTATGTAAAGGCCGTATCTAAAAAGCAGCGGATTACCTATATGTGGCAGATCCTCTGTGCAACAGTGTTCCTGACGCTCAACTGGTACACATTCATCTATGCAGTCAACAATGTAAGTCTGACCTCTGCGGCATTTGCTTACATGGTATGTCCATTATTAACTGCTTTTGGCGGCTTTGTAATTCTTAAAGAACAATTATCGCCTATAAAGCTGATTTCCCTGGTCATTGCACTGGTTAGCGTTGTTTTTTTAGCGACAGGCTCATTGAGAGATGTGATCTGGTCAGTAGTGATTGCTGCATTTTATGCCGGTTATCTGGTGATTCAACGAAAAATGCAGGGAATTGATAAACTTAATGTACTGGCTGTTCAATTTTTAGTAGCCTGTCTGATTCTGCTGCCATTTTTCATCTATCAGTATAAGGGATTTCCGCAAAGCAGCTGGTTCTGGATACATATTCTGATTATCGCTATTGTATTTACAATTATACCCTTGTTCTTAAGTCTCTATTCGCTGATTGGTATACCTTCCTCCACATTGGGAATTTTGATTTATATCAATCCGATTATTGCTTTCGCTATTGCAGTGTTTTACTTTGGCGAGGCCATTGATGTTCATCAGGTTTATGCTTATGTACTGTTATTATTTTCAGTAATTTTGTTTAACTGGAATTTGATCAGAACTATATTTTCTGCTAAGACATTATCTAATATTTAA